One Curtobacterium herbarum genomic window carries:
- a CDS encoding RtcB family protein, translating into MQKITNRLLSWASMLEEQTEQQARTTSRMPFVFPHLALMPDAHLGLGATVGSVIPTLGAVMPAAVGVDIGCGMIAVRTQFSRSDLPADLRPLREAIEGAIPLSAGAANQTVVATAAPRIAELEALAVDAGFDPAEVLAGWRNQLGTLGSGNHFIEVSLDEADRVWLFLHSGSRGIGNRIAQRHIAVAKQAMERWWIELPDPDLAYLVEGTPEFDRYIAELGWAQHFALLNREEMMDRVVQQLAGVVDTEVQELERINCHHNFTQRETHWGRSVWVSRKGAIQAATGQPGLIPGSMGTASYVVEGRGNKPSLESSPHGAGRSYSRSAARRTFTHEQLREAMAGIEYRDTDAFLDEIPAAYKPIDQVMADAADLVTVRHTLRQIVNVKGD; encoded by the coding sequence ATGCAGAAGATCACCAACCGACTCCTCTCCTGGGCGTCGATGCTCGAGGAACAGACCGAGCAGCAGGCCCGCACCACGTCCAGGATGCCCTTCGTGTTCCCGCACCTCGCGCTGATGCCCGACGCACACCTCGGGCTCGGCGCGACCGTCGGGTCCGTCATCCCCACTCTCGGCGCGGTCATGCCCGCGGCCGTCGGCGTCGACATCGGCTGCGGGATGATCGCCGTCCGCACGCAGTTCTCGCGCTCCGACCTGCCCGCGGACCTGCGGCCGCTCCGCGAGGCGATCGAAGGGGCGATCCCGCTGTCCGCCGGCGCCGCGAACCAGACCGTCGTCGCCACCGCGGCACCGCGGATCGCGGAACTCGAGGCGCTGGCCGTCGACGCCGGCTTCGACCCGGCGGAGGTGCTCGCCGGCTGGCGGAACCAGCTCGGCACGCTCGGGTCCGGCAACCACTTCATCGAGGTCTCGCTCGACGAGGCGGACCGGGTCTGGCTGTTCCTGCACTCCGGGTCCCGCGGCATCGGCAACCGGATCGCGCAGCGGCACATCGCGGTGGCGAAGCAGGCGATGGAGCGGTGGTGGATCGAGCTGCCGGATCCCGACCTCGCCTACCTGGTCGAGGGCACACCCGAGTTCGACCGGTACATCGCGGAACTCGGGTGGGCGCAGCACTTCGCCCTGCTCAACCGCGAGGAGATGATGGACCGCGTCGTCCAGCAGCTCGCGGGCGTCGTCGACACCGAGGTGCAGGAACTCGAGCGCATCAACTGCCACCACAACTTCACGCAGCGTGAGACGCACTGGGGCAGGTCGGTCTGGGTGTCCCGGAAGGGTGCGATCCAGGCGGCGACCGGGCAGCCCGGGCTGATCCCGGGGTCGATGGGCACGGCGTCGTACGTCGTCGAGGGGCGGGGGAACAAGCCGTCGCTCGAGTCGTCGCCGCACGGTGCGGGGCGCTCGTACTCCCGGTCGGCGGCACGACGGACGTTCACGCACGAGCAGCTTCGCGAGGCGATGGCCGGCATCGAGTACCGGGACACCGACGCGTTCCTGGACGAGATCCCGGCGGCCTACAAGCCGATCGACCAGGTGATGGCGGACGCGGCCGACCTCGTCACGGTGCGGCACACGCTGCGGCAGATCGTGAACGTCAAGGGGGACTGA
- a CDS encoding glycoside hydrolase family 15 protein → MTERTRDTPDATENEERTDGYVPLRSYGAIGDGRTVALIARDGRIDWLPIPGMDSPPVFASIVDAEHGGHIALRPADGGAEVERQYLPGTNVLVTTWTTPSGQVTVTDAMVTGVAGRLPWAEIGRCVQGVRGSVEMEWAVVPGTLLNTAEPKRLDTANGTVIGIDGVTIAIVEQGFAPVHDDGPRFSGRFETTEGSKHILTIVGTHDEPIFMPEPERTMAGIDRTIENWSQWSSEFSYDGPWAEAVQRSALALKLLIYSPTGAIAAAPTTSLPEDRTGGKNWDYRFAWVRDLSYTVHALTRFGLREETHAAVSWMMRTIADHDETMPIFYRLDGSKTDTVEERDVPGWQGIGPVTVGNRAGNQLQLGVWGDVFEIMRQYVRAGNVLDRKTARVLQDLADDACHRWEEADSGMWELEDTQHYVSSKIGCWQALDAAAELHEAGMIDGPRDKWIENRELIEQWVSENGWDEERGYYVMYPGSDALDTSILLHAMSAFDRGPRMESTIRAVEEQLQRGPLVYRYSGIEDEESPFVACSFWLAAAMACVGRHDDARHLMDEMVDQANEVGLFSEMISEGGEFMGNIPQGLSHLALIQAALTIEEVAADE, encoded by the coding sequence ATGACCGAACGGACACGGGACACCCCCGACGCCACCGAGAACGAGGAGCGGACCGACGGGTACGTCCCGCTCCGCTCCTACGGCGCGATCGGCGACGGTCGGACGGTGGCGCTGATCGCGCGCGACGGCCGCATCGACTGGCTCCCGATCCCGGGCATGGACTCACCCCCGGTCTTCGCGAGCATCGTCGACGCCGAGCACGGCGGACACATCGCCCTCCGCCCCGCGGACGGCGGCGCCGAGGTCGAGCGGCAGTACCTGCCCGGCACGAACGTGCTGGTCACCACGTGGACCACCCCGTCCGGCCAGGTCACCGTGACGGACGCGATGGTCACCGGTGTCGCCGGTCGTCTGCCCTGGGCCGAGATCGGCCGCTGCGTGCAGGGCGTCCGCGGTTCGGTCGAGATGGAGTGGGCGGTCGTGCCCGGCACGCTGCTCAACACCGCTGAGCCGAAGCGACTGGACACCGCCAACGGCACCGTGATCGGCATCGACGGGGTCACGATCGCGATCGTCGAGCAGGGCTTCGCGCCGGTGCACGACGACGGCCCCCGGTTCTCCGGCCGCTTCGAGACCACCGAGGGCTCGAAGCACATCCTGACGATCGTCGGCACGCACGACGAACCGATCTTCATGCCCGAACCGGAGCGCACGATGGCGGGCATCGACCGCACCATCGAGAACTGGTCGCAGTGGTCGTCGGAGTTCTCGTACGACGGGCCCTGGGCCGAGGCGGTGCAGCGGAGCGCCCTCGCGCTGAAGCTGCTCATCTACTCGCCCACCGGCGCGATCGCGGCGGCGCCGACCACGAGCCTGCCGGAGGACCGGACCGGCGGCAAGAACTGGGACTACCGCTTCGCCTGGGTGCGCGACCTGTCCTACACGGTGCACGCGCTGACCCGCTTCGGCCTGCGCGAGGAGACCCACGCGGCGGTCTCGTGGATGATGCGGACCATCGCCGACCACGACGAGACGATGCCGATCTTCTACCGGCTCGACGGCTCGAAGACCGACACGGTCGAGGAGCGCGACGTCCCCGGCTGGCAGGGCATCGGCCCGGTCACGGTCGGCAACCGGGCGGGCAACCAGCTGCAGCTCGGCGTCTGGGGCGACGTCTTCGAGATCATGCGGCAGTACGTCCGCGCCGGCAACGTCCTGGACCGGAAGACCGCACGGGTCCTGCAGGACCTGGCCGACGACGCCTGCCACCGCTGGGAGGAGGCGGACTCCGGCATGTGGGAGCTCGAGGACACCCAGCACTACGTGTCGAGCAAGATCGGCTGCTGGCAGGCACTCGACGCCGCCGCGGAACTGCACGAGGCCGGCATGATCGACGGCCCCCGCGACAAGTGGATCGAGAACCGCGAGCTCATCGAGCAGTGGGTCAGCGAGAACGGCTGGGACGAGGAGCGTGGGTACTACGTCATGTACCCGGGGTCCGACGCCCTGGACACCTCGATCCTGCTGCACGCCATGTCGGCGTTCGACCGTGGACCCCGGATGGAGTCGACGATCCGGGCCGTCGAGGAGCAGCTGCAGCGCGGCCCGCTCGTCTACCGCTACTCGGGCATCGAGGACGAGGAGTCCCCGTTCGTCGCGTGCTCGTTCTGGCTCGCGGCCGCGATGGCCTGCGTCGGTCGCCACGACGACGCCCGGCACCTGATGGACGAGATGGTCGACCAGGCGAACGAGGTCGGGCTGTTCAGCGAGATGATCAGCGAGGGCGGCGAGTTCATGGGCAACATCCCGCAGGGGCTGTCGCACCTGGCGCTCATCCAGGCAGCGCTGACGATCGAGGAGGTCGCCGCCGACGAGTGA
- a CDS encoding sodium:calcium antiporter yields MESLPLWLLAVVFVAGAAVIWIAGIQLSRTTDVLDARLHLGSALGGLIVLAVATNLPEIAITVSAGLSGSIEVAAGNILGGIALQTVVIAVLDAFGKRGKGVEPITYRAASLTLVLEAVVVVAVLAVVIAGSQLPPDLVVARLTPDVVLIALIWVVGLFLVQRASKGLPWHESGHAPDASPHASGHRTRKQDTTPMSTRKAVVVFAVSALATLVAGVVLERAGDAASSQIGLSGVLFGATVLALATSLPEISTGLQAVKQGDDNLAVSDIFGGNAFLPVLFLVATVLSGKAVLPQANASDVYLTALAALLTVVYAVGLVFRPRRRIIGMGVDSFVVVVMYLVGVAGLVAITLA; encoded by the coding sequence GTGGAATCCCTGCCCCTCTGGTTGCTCGCCGTCGTCTTCGTCGCGGGTGCCGCCGTCATCTGGATCGCCGGCATCCAGCTGTCCAGGACGACCGACGTCCTCGACGCCCGCCTGCACCTCGGCAGCGCACTCGGCGGGCTCATCGTGCTCGCCGTCGCGACGAACCTGCCCGAGATCGCCATCACCGTCAGTGCCGGGCTGTCCGGCTCGATCGAGGTCGCCGCAGGCAACATCCTCGGCGGCATCGCCCTGCAGACCGTCGTCATCGCCGTCCTCGACGCGTTCGGCAAGCGTGGGAAGGGCGTCGAGCCGATCACCTACCGTGCCGCGTCGCTGACCCTGGTGCTCGAAGCGGTCGTCGTCGTCGCCGTGCTCGCCGTCGTCATCGCCGGCAGCCAGCTCCCGCCGGACCTGGTCGTCGCCCGGCTGACCCCGGACGTGGTGCTCATCGCCCTGATCTGGGTGGTCGGGCTCTTCCTGGTGCAGCGCGCCAGCAAGGGGCTGCCGTGGCACGAGAGCGGCCACGCACCCGACGCCAGCCCGCACGCCTCCGGGCACCGGACCCGCAAGCAGGACACCACGCCGATGAGCACCCGGAAGGCGGTGGTCGTCTTCGCGGTGTCGGCCCTCGCGACCCTCGTCGCCGGTGTCGTGCTCGAACGCGCCGGGGACGCCGCGTCGAGTCAGATCGGGCTGTCCGGCGTGCTCTTCGGGGCGACCGTCCTGGCCCTGGCGACGAGCCTGCCGGAGATCTCCACGGGCCTCCAGGCCGTCAAGCAGGGCGACGACAACCTGGCGGTCTCCGACATCTTCGGCGGCAACGCCTTCCTGCCGGTGCTGTTCCTCGTCGCCACGGTGCTGTCCGGCAAAGCGGTGCTGCCGCAGGCGAACGCCAGCGACGTGTACCTGACCGCCCTCGCGGCACTGCTGACCGTCGTCTACGCGGTGGGACTCGTGTTCCGGCCGCGGCGACGGATCATCGGGATGGGCGTCGACTCGTTCGTCGTCGTCGTGATGTACCTGGTCGGCGTCGCCGGACTGGTCGCGATCACGCTGGCGTGA
- a CDS encoding J-domain-containing protein, producing the protein MDEVDARMDRLRKAARYRYQQLVDSEVERGSLDPDEVRAEREERQLLKAADVAAHARARIAEAERRGVFAGNPYHGKPLPGLDGDHDPDWWIKSKIEREDIRGIAPPALALRTEDAELDDHLDALSVESDVRDVLVDFNARVKEARRQLMGGPPVVTPMRDVDAEVVRWRDRREARAAAAASAAAAQAAGTRPPRWWRRRG; encoded by the coding sequence ATGGACGAGGTCGACGCCCGGATGGACCGCCTGCGGAAGGCTGCCCGGTACCGGTACCAGCAGCTCGTGGACAGCGAGGTCGAGCGGGGGTCGCTCGACCCCGACGAGGTGCGTGCGGAGCGCGAGGAACGGCAGCTGCTCAAGGCCGCCGACGTCGCCGCGCACGCCCGGGCGCGGATCGCCGAGGCCGAGCGCCGCGGCGTGTTCGCGGGCAACCCGTACCACGGCAAGCCACTGCCGGGGCTCGACGGCGACCACGACCCGGACTGGTGGATCAAGTCGAAGATCGAGCGCGAGGACATCCGCGGGATCGCCCCGCCGGCACTCGCCCTGCGCACCGAGGACGCCGAGCTCGACGACCACCTGGACGCACTCTCAGTGGAGTCGGACGTGCGGGACGTCCTGGTGGACTTCAACGCCCGGGTGAAGGAGGCCCGCCGCCAGCTGATGGGTGGGCCGCCGGTGGTCACGCCGATGCGGGACGTCGACGCCGAGGTCGTGCGGTGGCGGGACCGCCGGGAGGCCCGTGCGGCCGCCGCCGCGTCGGCTGCGGCCGCGCAGGCGGCCGGGACCCGACCACCCCGCTGGTGGCGCCGACGCGGATGA
- a CDS encoding phosphoketolase family protein → MSTTHSSTDRIRAIDAWWRAANYLTVGQIYLLDDPLLERPLEPADIKPRLLGHWGTSPALNLVYAHLNAVISETGRDVLYICGPGHGGPAMNANAWLEGTWNELYPDITPDTAGLQRFFRQFSFPGGIPSHAAPQTPGSINEGGELGYSLAHAYGAALDNPDLVVACVVGDGEAETGPLAASWQAHTFLDPVSDGAVLPILNLNGWKIANPTVLARIPDEDLHSYFRGLGYEPIVVDSGRVDHDPFAVHALFDGALRRALATIDDIQAAARAQAARAAAGEMAGAADLRPRWPMIVLRTPKGWTGPKVVDGQQVEGTFRAHQVPLPNVREDEGHRRQLEEWMRSYRPEELFDEDARPIGILDTIRPTGDTRMSATPHANGGRIRTALDRPALERFGVPAGEDASATGTLGPWMAELIQRNPQDFRLFGPDETISNKLDAVFDVTNRVWRARRAEGDEHLSARGRVIEVLSEHLLEGMLEGYVLSGRHGVLNTYEAFAHIIDSMVGQYAKWLESSTAIDWRAPVSNLTILLSSHVWRQDHNGFSHQDPGFLDVVASKQQDLVRIKLPADANTLLAVAAHALETTDRIEVIVAGKHPEPVFLSLEDAVAHADAGVGTWDWAGTEQEVGRVDVVLVSAGDVPTVETVAAADIIRKHAPDVGVRVVNVVDLLAIGDPRKHEHPISDDRYDELFLPGTPAVFAFHGYPTLVHQLTYRRHGHDDLHVHGFLEQGTTTSPFDMLIRNEMDRYALAHDALTRVADGSDRFADLLATLTDARAAARTFAYTNGEDHRAVAGWAFTGWPQDESSDGGTGGDPGHGETEGAAPGA, encoded by the coding sequence ATGTCGACGACGCACTCCTCCACCGACCGGATCCGCGCGATCGACGCCTGGTGGCGCGCCGCGAACTACCTCACCGTCGGGCAGATCTACCTGCTCGACGACCCGCTGCTGGAACGGCCGCTCGAACCGGCCGACATCAAGCCGCGGCTGCTCGGGCACTGGGGCACCTCGCCCGCGCTGAACCTCGTGTACGCGCACCTCAACGCGGTGATCAGCGAGACCGGCCGCGACGTCCTGTACATCTGCGGCCCCGGGCACGGCGGCCCCGCGATGAACGCCAACGCCTGGCTCGAGGGCACCTGGAACGAGCTCTACCCCGACATCACGCCGGACACCGCCGGACTGCAGCGCTTCTTCCGGCAGTTCTCGTTCCCCGGCGGCATCCCCTCGCACGCGGCCCCGCAGACCCCCGGGTCGATCAACGAGGGCGGCGAGCTCGGCTACTCCCTCGCCCACGCCTACGGTGCAGCCCTCGACAACCCGGACCTCGTCGTCGCGTGCGTCGTCGGGGACGGTGAGGCCGAGACCGGACCGCTCGCCGCCTCGTGGCAGGCGCACACGTTCCTCGACCCGGTGTCGGACGGGGCGGTGCTGCCGATCCTCAACCTCAACGGCTGGAAGATCGCGAACCCGACGGTCCTCGCGCGCATCCCGGACGAGGACCTGCACTCGTACTTCCGCGGCCTGGGGTACGAGCCGATCGTGGTCGACTCCGGCCGTGTCGACCACGACCCCTTCGCCGTGCACGCCCTGTTCGACGGGGCACTCCGCCGTGCCCTGGCGACCATCGACGACATCCAGGCCGCCGCCCGCGCGCAGGCCGCCCGTGCCGCCGCCGGTGAGATGGCCGGCGCGGCCGACCTCCGCCCGCGCTGGCCGATGATCGTCCTGCGCACCCCCAAGGGCTGGACCGGGCCGAAGGTCGTCGACGGCCAGCAGGTCGAGGGCACCTTCCGCGCCCACCAGGTCCCGCTGCCGAACGTGCGCGAGGACGAGGGCCACCGCAGGCAGCTCGAGGAGTGGATGCGCTCCTACCGTCCGGAGGAGCTGTTCGACGAGGACGCCCGCCCGATCGGCATCCTCGACACCATCCGGCCCACCGGCGACACCCGGATGAGCGCCACCCCGCACGCGAACGGCGGCCGCATCCGCACCGCGCTCGACCGCCCCGCCCTGGAGCGGTTCGGGGTGCCCGCGGGCGAGGACGCCTCGGCCACCGGCACGCTCGGCCCCTGGATGGCCGAACTCATCCAGCGCAACCCGCAGGACTTCCGGCTGTTCGGCCCCGACGAGACGATCTCGAACAAGCTCGACGCGGTCTTCGACGTCACGAACCGCGTCTGGCGTGCCCGACGGGCCGAGGGCGACGAGCACCTGTCCGCACGCGGGCGGGTCATCGAGGTGCTCTCCGAACACCTGCTCGAGGGCATGCTCGAGGGCTACGTGCTGAGCGGTCGCCACGGCGTCCTCAACACGTACGAGGCGTTCGCCCACATCATCGACTCGATGGTCGGCCAGTACGCCAAGTGGCTCGAGTCCTCGACCGCCATCGACTGGCGCGCACCGGTGTCGAACCTGACGATCCTGCTGTCGTCGCACGTCTGGCGCCAGGACCACAACGGCTTCTCGCACCAGGACCCCGGGTTCCTGGACGTCGTCGCGTCCAAGCAGCAGGACCTCGTCCGCATCAAGCTGCCCGCCGACGCCAACACGCTGCTCGCCGTCGCCGCGCACGCCCTGGAGACCACGGACCGCATCGAGGTGATCGTCGCCGGCAAGCACCCCGAGCCGGTGTTCCTGTCGCTCGAGGACGCCGTCGCGCACGCCGACGCCGGCGTCGGGACCTGGGACTGGGCCGGCACCGAGCAGGAGGTCGGCCGCGTCGACGTCGTGCTCGTCAGCGCCGGCGACGTCCCGACCGTCGAGACCGTCGCCGCCGCGGACATCATCCGGAAGCACGCCCCCGACGTCGGCGTCCGCGTCGTGAACGTGGTCGACCTGCTCGCCATCGGCGACCCGCGGAAGCACGAGCACCCGATCAGCGACGACCGCTACGACGAGCTGTTCCTGCCCGGCACCCCCGCGGTGTTCGCCTTCCACGGGTACCCGACGCTCGTGCACCAGCTGACCTACCGCCGGCACGGGCACGACGACCTGCACGTGCACGGGTTCCTCGAGCAGGGCACCACCACGTCGCCGTTCGACATGCTCATCCGCAACGAGATGGACCGCTACGCCCTGGCCCACGACGCCCTCACCCGTGTCGCGGACGGCTCCGACCGGTTCGCCGACCTGCTCGCGACCCTCACCGACGCCCGCGCCGCAGCCCGGACCTTCGCCTACACGAACGGCGAAGACCACCGGGCGGTCGCCGGGTGGGCGTTCACCGGGTGGCCGCAGGACGAGTCGTCCGACGGCGGCACGGGCGGCGACCCCGGGCACGGCGAGACCGAGGGTGCGGCCCCCGGTGCCTGA
- a CDS encoding GtrA family protein, producing MQSFSVRSLVEHPALRFLVVGGLGFVITMGINYGLKFFVIPQHPVTALSIGIIVATVFSYFLNKKWSFGDRGELHTGHELLLFLIVSLIGVALNSAPLWISRYVLGLEVPNVSLAGQELADFISGPVIGTLIAMGFRYWAMNRFVFPAQSAEPSQPAQPATLDA from the coding sequence GTGCAGTCGTTCTCCGTCCGGTCGCTCGTCGAACACCCGGCGCTCCGGTTCCTGGTCGTGGGTGGCCTGGGCTTCGTCATCACGATGGGCATCAACTACGGGTTGAAGTTCTTCGTCATCCCGCAGCACCCGGTCACCGCCCTGTCGATCGGCATCATCGTCGCGACGGTGTTCTCCTACTTCCTCAACAAGAAGTGGTCGTTCGGCGACCGCGGTGAACTGCACACCGGACACGAGCTGCTGCTCTTCCTGATCGTCAGCCTGATCGGCGTCGCGCTGAACTCCGCACCGCTCTGGATCTCCCGGTACGTCCTCGGGCTCGAGGTGCCGAACGTCTCGCTCGCCGGGCAGGAACTGGCGGACTTCATCAGCGGCCCCGTGATCGGCACGCTCATCGCGATGGGCTTCCGGTACTGGGCGATGAACCGGTTCGTCTTCCCGGCGCAGTCGGCCGAGCCGTCGCAGCCGGCGCAACCGGCCACCCTGGACGCGTGA
- a CDS encoding fumarylacetoacetate hydrolase family protein: MSDLVVPAPSLPSVATTDGGRFPVRRIHCVGRNYAAHAREMGHDPDREPPFFFGKPADAVVTDGRDTPYPTLTTQLEHEVELVVALRAGGQDVAVADALDLVWGYAVGIDLTRRDLQAEAKRLGRPWDLAKGFDHSAPIGTIVPAAGVDPTTGGITLHVDGELRQSGDLADQVWSVAETIAALSRAVRLEAGDLLFTGTPDGVGPVSRGSVLRGTIAGVGTVETRIV, translated from the coding sequence GTGAGCGACCTCGTCGTCCCGGCCCCGAGCCTCCCGTCCGTCGCCACGACCGACGGCGGCCGGTTCCCGGTCCGGCGCATCCACTGCGTCGGCCGCAACTACGCTGCGCACGCGCGCGAGATGGGGCACGACCCCGACCGTGAGCCGCCCTTCTTCTTCGGCAAGCCCGCCGACGCGGTCGTCACCGACGGACGCGACACCCCGTACCCGACGCTGACCACGCAGCTGGAGCACGAGGTCGAACTCGTCGTCGCGCTCCGTGCCGGCGGACAGGACGTCGCCGTGGCCGACGCCCTCGACCTGGTCTGGGGCTACGCGGTCGGCATCGACCTGACCCGGCGTGACCTGCAGGCCGAGGCCAAGCGCCTCGGGCGGCCGTGGGACCTCGCCAAGGGGTTCGACCACTCCGCACCGATCGGCACGATCGTCCCGGCTGCCGGCGTCGATCCGACCACCGGCGGCATCACGCTGCACGTCGACGGGGAACTGCGGCAGTCCGGGGACCTCGCCGACCAGGTCTGGTCCGTCGCCGAGACCATCGCCGCGCTGTCCCGGGCCGTCCGTCTGGAGGCCGGGGACCTGCTGTTCACCGGCACCCCGGACGGCGTCGGACCCGTGTCCCGCGGCTCGGTGCTGCGCGGGACGATCGCCGGCGTCGGCACCGTCGAGACGCGGATCGTCTGA
- a CDS encoding sugar phosphate isomerase/epimerase family protein — protein MEEHDLLATSSTWAGDGAVGERISAVGRAGFAGLGLALDDLLEVRATLGFGVLRRMLDDAGVVWVQVGTLGHWWAADAEHDADRGVLLEAAATLRAGQVVVRADHSVPAAPLPVMAEAWDRLAVQAEGVGARLVLHPEPWSNLATVERASRFVAAGHPNGRLLLDAMHALRGGSTLGSIGQGVVPSTLAAVELSDGLLHTPNGMTLADESRNGRYLPGTGAWDLPGFIRTVRGLGFDEPWGVAVRTPALRAMPLAEALRVAAAATRAVLDAADAHGGTPAPAMPTSVAPTSAVDYDGPRTDTARGARRADPATSA, from the coding sequence GTGGAGGAACACGACCTGCTCGCCACGTCGTCGACGTGGGCCGGGGACGGGGCCGTCGGCGAGCGCATCAGCGCCGTGGGCCGTGCCGGGTTCGCCGGGCTCGGCCTGGCACTCGACGACCTGCTCGAGGTCCGCGCCACCCTCGGGTTCGGCGTGCTCCGGCGGATGCTCGACGACGCCGGCGTGGTCTGGGTCCAGGTCGGGACGCTCGGCCACTGGTGGGCCGCCGACGCCGAGCACGACGCCGACCGCGGGGTGCTCCTGGAAGCCGCCGCGACCCTCCGTGCCGGACAGGTCGTCGTCCGCGCCGACCACTCGGTCCCGGCCGCACCGCTGCCCGTGATGGCCGAGGCGTGGGACCGCCTCGCCGTCCAGGCCGAGGGCGTCGGGGCGCGGCTCGTCCTGCATCCGGAGCCGTGGTCGAACCTGGCGACCGTCGAGCGGGCCTCCCGCTTCGTCGCAGCCGGGCACCCGAACGGTCGGCTGCTCCTCGACGCCATGCACGCCCTCCGCGGTGGCTCGACCCTGGGCTCGATCGGGCAGGGGGTCGTGCCGTCCACCCTCGCCGCGGTGGAACTCAGCGACGGACTGCTGCACACCCCGAACGGGATGACCCTGGCGGACGAGTCGCGGAACGGGCGCTACCTGCCCGGCACCGGGGCGTGGGACCTGCCGGGGTTCATCCGGACCGTCCGCGGCCTGGGGTTCGACGAGCCCTGGGGTGTCGCGGTGCGGACACCGGCACTCCGGGCGATGCCCCTCGCCGAGGCGCTGCGCGTGGCGGCTGCCGCGACCCGTGCGGTGCTCGACGCGGCCGATGCGCACGGCGGCACACCGGCGCCCGCGATGCCGACCTCGGTGGCGCCGACCTCCGCCGTGGACTACGACGGACCGCGGACCGACACAGCCCGCGGCGCCCGCCGAGCCGATCCAGCGACCTCCGCGTAG